From the Alteromonas sp. CI.11.F.A3 genome, the window ACTCGCCATTAGTAGGCTAGTAAACGTTAAATACTTCATTAAAATTTCACTAAAATACCATATCCGACATCTTACTTACTCAAGGCCAATATTTAGATTAATTTTAAAAAAACTTACGACCCAACCTTGTCCTAGTCGCTTTAGCAATCAGCTTATCGACTATGAAACATATGGCCCCCGCTACAATGTAGGTGTGAGAGGTAAGTTTTAAGCATAATATAAGCGGTGTCGCGCTGTTTAATACCACGCAAAAATGACGGTTGTTCTACGCTTATCAATAATTTTGCCTTGGGGAAATATCCCCCCCAAGGCAAACTATTATTAGCAAGCTACCACACTAAAGATTCTCTTCTGCAAAGCTGGCTAAACGGCTTCGCACTACCCCATCTAAGTTTAGTGTCGCACTACCGGAAAAGTCTTTGAACTTCTCTACCAAGTAAGTAAGACCTGAAGTTACGGCACTTAAGTAATTACTGTCGATTTGGGCCAAGTTTCCGCCCACAATAATTTTAGTCCCCTCGCCGCATCGGGTGATAATGGTTTTAAGCTGTGACGCAGTTAAGTTCTGAGACTCATCCAAAATAACAATAGAATTTTGAATGCTTCGCCCGCGCATAAAGTTAACCGACTTATACTGGATATTGGCTTTTTCCATGATGTAATTCATAGAGCCTTTCACATTCTCATCGTGCTTATGTAGCACCTCTAAAGAGTCTGTAATGGCCGCCAACCACGGCAGCATTTTCTCTTCTTCCGTACCCGGCAAGAAGCCTATCGATTCGGCTATTTCTGGCGTGCTACGTGTCACGATTATCTTATCGTACATGTTACGCTCTACCACCATTTCAAGGGCGGCGGCTAGGGCCAATAGGGTTTTACCACTCCCAGCAGGACCAGTAAGGATCACCAAGTCGATGTGTGGGTCAAGTAACGCATGAAGCGCCATAGCTTGGCCGATATTCTTAGGCGTTATTCCCCACGCATGGCGGCCCATTAAGCGCTCATAGCCTAAATCGAGCACTTCAAGAGAGTCACCGTTAATCGCTTCAACGAGTCCAGCAAAGTCGTTGCTTTCATCAAGTAAAAACTCATTGATGTAAGCTTCTGGCAGCATGGCTTTGGGAATGGTGTGAATGGTATCGCGGCCTTCAGTGCGACTATCTACACTTTTAACCTTGTCCCAGAAATTGCCCTCAAACCGATGAAAACCCCGAGAGAGGTATTTAATATCACTGATAAGTTGGTCGGTGCGGTAATCCTCTACATGAGCAAGACCTGCCCCTTTGGCTTTGAGGCGCATGTTGAGGTCTTTGGTGACCAACACCACTTGTTGCGGTGCATTTGCCTTTTGTAAATGCAGAGCCACGTTAATGATGCGGTTGTCATTCTCATTACTGGTGAACACTTGCTGCGATTGCGCCATGCCCAAATCAGTATAAATAGACAACGAACCTGTGGGCGCTGTTTCACCTGCACCCATTCCCACCATAGACACACCCGCCACCATATTGTCAGGTGACGCATCGTGCAATAAGTCTTCCATTGCACGAATAGATACTCGCGCATCTCGGGCAACGTCTTTCTTACTGTCTTTGATGTAATCTAGTTCTTCAAGCACTGTCATTGGTACAACGACATCGTGTTCTTTAAAGGAGAGAAATGCGTGAGGTTCGTGCAGCAGAATATTGGTATCGAGGACGTATATTTTTGTATCAGTGGAATTTTTTCTTGGCATCCTTTACTCCGGTAAATAAGGCCAGGCACACACAACAAATTAGCGTGCTAGGAACAGTTCCGCTGAAGGAGAAGAAGTTGTCGCTCGAACAGGACTTCCACTCCTTGTCGCGTCGACCGAAAAGTGGCAGTTACCTAAACACCGCCACTTCACACGCTTGCCCAACAAACAATCACAAGCGCTAAATCCACCATAATCCAGATTTTCATTATTAGCACTGTTTTTCTGCTAAATTTTTTTTCTTCTGTTTTTTCCTTCCTCCTCCAACCACATTTTCCAACCCAAGATTAAAACGCACAAATGGGCTAGTATTAATGACTTATTAATACACAATGCGTACAATACCGCCCCCGCAAAAAAGGTTGGTGATTTATGAGTTCAGGAAATCCGTTTTCCATTGGTCAGCGTTGGTTAAGTAATACTGAAACCGAATTAGGTTTAGGCGCTGTTATTAGTGTTGATTTTCGCTCAGTTGAGGTGTTTTTCCCTGCTACGGGAGAGGCGCGAATGTATACAAAGCAAGAAGCCCCCCTTACCCGTTTAGTGTTCGATATTGGCGAAACCATAAAAAGCCAAGACGGCTGGCAAATGACAATTTCTGAAATTGAAGAAAGCCAAGGCGTTTGCATTTACTTCGGTATCCGCGAAGACACCAAAGCACAGGTACGCCTATCTGAAACCTTGCTTGATCACCATATTCGATTAAACCAACCTGAAAAGCGTTTGTTCAGCGAGCAACTTGACCACCCTAAGTGGTTCGACTTACGCCTTAATGCGCTGAACCACCAATACGATTATTTACGCTCAAGCACTTTGGGCTTAGCGGGAGCTCGTATCTCGCTCATTCCCCACCAGCTGCATATTGCCTCTGAAGTGGGTGGACGCCACGCACCACGTGTTTTACTTGCCGATGAAGTTGGCTTAGGTAAAACCATTGAAGCCGCGCTTATTATTCACCAGCAACTGCGCACGGGGCGCGCTCAGCGAGTACTCATTTTAGTACCAGATTCATTGGTACATCAGTGGTTGGTTGAAATGCTGCGCAGAATTAATCTGCCTTTCGCTATTTTTGATGAAAGCCGCTGCGAAGCTTTAGATGATGATGGGGAAACCAACCCCTTTGATAACGACCAGTTAGTGCTATGTAGCATCGACTTTTTGAGTCAAAGTGAAAAACGTCAGCAACAAATTCAAGCGGCATCGTGGGATTTAATGGTGGTTGATGAAGCCCATCACCTTGCGTGGTCTGCCGATGCCCCTTCTGCTGAATATACTTGCGTGGAAGCGTTAGCCAATGAAACCCCAGGGGTATTGTTATTAACCGCAACACCAGATCAACTTGGCCATGAAAGCCACTTTGCCCGCTTGCGATTACTCGACCCTGCTCGCTTCCATAGTTACGAAGCATTTTTAACCGAAGAGTCGCGTTACAGTCAGCTTGCCGACGCGGTAGCCCCGTTACTTTCAGACACCACACCGGACGAAAAGCAGCGCACTAAGCTAACCGACTTCGCCCCGGATGTGATGGAAAATGCAGGTGATTTAGCACAACCTGAAGCACGCCGCGAATTAGTACATCAGCTTATTGATTGCCACGGCACTGGCAGAATGCTGTTTAGAAACCGCAGAGCCAATATCGAAGGCTTCCCTGACCGCGTATTGCTTGGCTACCAACTCGAACTGCCAGAGGCATATCAAAGTGCGGTAACCGGTGGTGATTTAACCCATGCGTTATATCCTGAGCGTATGCCAAGCGTTGTGAATAGCTGGATGGATGAAGATCCTCGGGTTGGTTGGTTACTTGATTTTATGCAGTCGGTAAAACCAGAAAAGATATTACTGATTTGTGCCAGTGCGCGCACCGCGCAAGAACTTGGTGAAGTCATTCGCACTCAAACCGGTGTACGTCATAGTGTGTTCCACGAAGGCATGACCATTGTTGAGCGAGACAAAGCCGCTCATTATTTCTCTGATGAAGAAGACGGCGCACAAATATTACTGTGTAGCGAAATTGGTAGTGAAGGTCGAAACTTCCAGTTTGCCCATCACTTGGTGTTATTCGATTTACCAGTAACACCCGACTTACTTGAACAACGTATTGGACGCTTAGATCGTATCGGTCAAACGCAAACCGTTGAAATTCACGTGCCTTATCTGAAAAACACCGCTCAGCATGTGTTGGTGGATTGGTATCATGAAGGACTGAATGCATTCGAGAAAACCTGCCCGACTGGCTCAGGTGTGTTTGACGACGTAAAAGCCTTATTGATTGGCGCGTGCTTGCACCCTCACGATCTTCATACTCGTGATGAACTTATTAACTTAAGTACCACGTTAAATAGTCAGTTAGTGGCGCAGTTAGAAGCGGGTCGTGACCGTTTATTAGAGCTTAATGCGTCTGGTGAAGGCCGCGTTGAACAGTTACTTGAAGACATCATATTGCTTGATAACTCGCAAGATTTATCGCGTTTTATGGGTCGTTTGTTTGATGCTATTGGCGTTCAGCAGGAAGAAAAAGGCAGCGATTGCTTTATTCTCATGCCAACCGAATCTATGGTTAGCCAATTACCGGGTCTTGATCCTGAAGGCATGACGGTAACCTATAAACGTCGCGTTGCTACCACCTTAGAAAATGTGCAATTTTTAAGTTGGGATCACCCCCTTGTACATACCGCTATCGATTTAGTACTTAGTGATGTGCACGGTAAGAGCAGCATTGGCTTTATTGCCGATCCTGACCTTCCCAAGGGCGCTTACTGGTTAGAGGCCTTGTTTGTGTTAGATGCCAACGCCCCTAAAGCACTTCAGCTTGGTCGTTTCTTACCACAAACGCCACTGCGTATTTGTTTAGATGCACAAGGTAATCAGGTTGACTTAACGTTTGAAGTTAAACGCAAAGTGAATCGAAAGATTTCGCATCAATTGATTAAAGCACTGCATCAACCGCTTACCTTAGCAATTGAGAACAGCCGGAAACTGGCGCATCAACAAGCGAATCAAAAGCTACACGATGCACTGCAAGACATGCATAAAACCCTAAACAGTGAAATTCAGC encodes:
- a CDS encoding PhoH family protein; translation: MPRKNSTDTKIYVLDTNILLHEPHAFLSFKEHDVVVPMTVLEELDYIKDSKKDVARDARVSIRAMEDLLHDASPDNMVAGVSMVGMGAGETAPTGSLSIYTDLGMAQSQQVFTSNENDNRIINVALHLQKANAPQQVVLVTKDLNMRLKAKGAGLAHVEDYRTDQLISDIKYLSRGFHRFEGNFWDKVKSVDSRTEGRDTIHTIPKAMLPEAYINEFLLDESNDFAGLVEAINGDSLEVLDLGYERLMGRHAWGITPKNIGQAMALHALLDPHIDLVILTGPAGSGKTLLALAAALEMVVERNMYDKIIVTRSTPEIAESIGFLPGTEEEKMLPWLAAITDSLEVLHKHDENVKGSMNYIMEKANIQYKSVNFMRGRSIQNSIVILDESQNLTASQLKTIITRCGEGTKIIVGGNLAQIDSNYLSAVTSGLTYLVEKFKDFSGSATLNLDGVVRSRLASFAEENL
- the rapA gene encoding RNA polymerase-associated protein RapA; this encodes MSSGNPFSIGQRWLSNTETELGLGAVISVDFRSVEVFFPATGEARMYTKQEAPLTRLVFDIGETIKSQDGWQMTISEIEESQGVCIYFGIREDTKAQVRLSETLLDHHIRLNQPEKRLFSEQLDHPKWFDLRLNALNHQYDYLRSSTLGLAGARISLIPHQLHIASEVGGRHAPRVLLADEVGLGKTIEAALIIHQQLRTGRAQRVLILVPDSLVHQWLVEMLRRINLPFAIFDESRCEALDDDGETNPFDNDQLVLCSIDFLSQSEKRQQQIQAASWDLMVVDEAHHLAWSADAPSAEYTCVEALANETPGVLLLTATPDQLGHESHFARLRLLDPARFHSYEAFLTEESRYSQLADAVAPLLSDTTPDEKQRTKLTDFAPDVMENAGDLAQPEARRELVHQLIDCHGTGRMLFRNRRANIEGFPDRVLLGYQLELPEAYQSAVTGGDLTHALYPERMPSVVNSWMDEDPRVGWLLDFMQSVKPEKILLICASARTAQELGEVIRTQTGVRHSVFHEGMTIVERDKAAHYFSDEEDGAQILLCSEIGSEGRNFQFAHHLVLFDLPVTPDLLEQRIGRLDRIGQTQTVEIHVPYLKNTAQHVLVDWYHEGLNAFEKTCPTGSGVFDDVKALLIGACLHPHDLHTRDELINLSTTLNSQLVAQLEAGRDRLLELNASGEGRVEQLLEDIILLDNSQDLSRFMGRLFDAIGVQQEEKGSDCFILMPTESMVSQLPGLDPEGMTVTYKRRVATTLENVQFLSWDHPLVHTAIDLVLSDVHGKSSIGFIADPDLPKGAYWLEALFVLDANAPKALQLGRFLPQTPLRICLDAQGNQVDLTFEVKRKVNRKISHQLIKALHQPLTLAIENSRKLAHQQANQKLHDALQDMHKTLNSEIQRLVDLQKRNPSVRDSEIEFIENQMNALDKVIQGADVQFDALRLVVNNP